The Patescibacteria group bacterium genome contains a region encoding:
- a CDS encoding Mur ligase domain-containing protein translates to MHIHIIGVGGIGTSALAQYYKANGDNVSGSDASRSDITEFLKSQGIMVQIGHSAENVRGADLVIHSAAVKEGNDEYDAAKANRIPTKLYAEAMGEITDNYTLIAISGSHGKSTTTSMVAKIMIEAGLDPTVIVGTKMHELNGNNFRMGQSEFFVLEADDYNRHFHNYRPTISVVTNVDREHLDIYNDIDGVKEAFSKYLENTRSGGTIIANGQDANTVDVIKNTNLLNRRVILYNEADLASHELGVPGEHNQSNAEAAHLVGEVLGIKKESIIGSLRGFRGSWRRLEEITDGVYSDYAHHPTEIKATLKALKDANPKKSLVCVFQPHQRDRLSKLFDEFADSFESADELYLIPLYAVKGRDDGEGKSSEQLAGMIQGPKTKYEESFNQAFEIAKTRFDEKHIVVFMGAGDIDEQLRAII, encoded by the coding sequence ATGCACATACATATTATAGGTGTCGGTGGAATCGGCACCTCTGCCCTAGCTCAGTACTACAAAGCCAACGGCGATAATGTGAGCGGTTCGGATGCATCACGCTCGGATATTACAGAGTTTCTTAAATCTCAAGGCATTATGGTGCAAATCGGCCATAGCGCCGAAAATGTTCGTGGAGCCGACTTGGTAATTCACAGCGCTGCAGTCAAAGAGGGCAACGACGAATACGACGCCGCTAAGGCTAATCGGATTCCGACCAAGCTGTATGCTGAGGCAATGGGCGAGATAACCGATAATTACACCTTAATTGCAATCTCGGGCAGCCACGGCAAGAGTACAACCACTTCCATGGTCGCTAAAATAATGATTGAAGCTGGTCTAGACCCAACAGTGATAGTCGGCACAAAGATGCACGAGCTAAATGGTAATAACTTCCGCATGGGCCAGAGTGAGTTCTTTGTATTGGAGGCCGATGATTATAATAGGCACTTCCATAATTATCGCCCAACTATCTCGGTAGTCACCAATGTGGATAGGGAGCATTTGGATATCTACAATGATATCGATGGCGTCAAAGAGGCTTTTAGTAAATACCTAGAAAACACAAGAAGCGGTGGAACAATTATTGCCAATGGTCAAGATGCAAACACGGTTGATGTCATTAAAAACACTAACCTCTTGAATCGTCGAGTTATTTTGTATAATGAAGCCGACTTAGCTAGCCATGAGCTGGGAGTTCCTGGTGAGCATAACCAAAGTAATGCGGAGGCAGCCCACTTGGTAGGTGAAGTGCTTGGCATCAAAAAAGAATCTATTATTGGTAGTCTTCGTGGTTTTCGCGGTAGCTGGCGCCGGCTCGAGGAGATTACCGACGGAGTGTATAGCGACTATGCTCATCACCCTACCGAAATTAAAGCCACACTTAAAGCCCTAAAAGACGCTAACCCAAAAAAGTCCTTAGTTTGTGTATTTCAGCCACATCAGCGAGACCGGCTTAGTAAACTGTTTGATGAATTTGCCGATAGCTTCGAGAGTGCCGATGAGCTGTACCTGATTCCCCTATATGCCGTTAAGGGTCGGGATGATGGTGAGGGTAAATCTTCCGAACAGTTGGCTGGAATGATCCAAGGCCCCAAGACTAAATACGAAGAAAGTTTTAATCAGGCTTTTGAAATCGCCAAAACAAGGTTTGACGAAAAGCATATAGTAGTCTTTATGGGAGCTGGCGATATCGATGAGCAGTTGCGGGCGATCATCTAG